TCAACGTCAAATACAGGTGTAACCTATACTTTGAAATAACATTATATGAAATGTCTTACATTTCAGTTATATTACGGAAAAGGGGAGTGCTTTCGCCTTGTTTTTGCAAGTATATTGCTCAGGTCAACTTTAAGCGTTTAATTTTTCTGTAAGAATCTTGTTTACAAGCCCTATATTTGCTTTGACCTTGGATTCTTTCATCACctgataattataatttttaattcttAAATTAATAACAAAACTAAATAGAGATCATtcacaaaatcttttttttttttttttttttttttgaaaagcaaattgGTATATAAATCACACGAAACAATTACAGAAAAGAGTACCATTCGACCCAAAGCACAGCGAGAGATTAGGAAGCCGAGAATGCTAACCTAAAAAATATGAAACAATAGTACTAAACAAAATCACGAGAACATTAAATATTAAGGTAATTCTTAGGATTTGTAAGCCACGTTTGCCAATCGATCTTTTTTCCTTTAAGCTTTCCGGAGATCCAATCGAAAGTCATCACTTGAATTTCGCTAACAATAACCGGAGAAATCGAGTGTTTGCTCTTAAAAACCTTCATGTTACGATTTTTCCAAAGATAGTATACACAAAATCTTGAAAAGTTAGAGAAAGAATCATCAAACCTGTCCTGCGAAAAATCTTTGCAGCTTGGTTTTGCCACCTAGATATTGTTCCAGTTGCTTTGGCCAGTCCTGTTTTGACCCGTACTAAGAAtagaacccattttgacccattatccGCACTACAAGATCTACAATTTGCCATTTATAAGCTTTTTAGATATAAAGATTTAACATGTAGTTAGCCTATGCAGTGAAGCGTAACCAGAATCTTCACTCATTCTTTTAACAAATTAGTTAAAATCATGACCTGTAATATACCCAGAACAAGGTCtcttcatcactaaaatcagctcaTTCAAAATCTTATATATTTCATCTGATGCAGGATGTGTTTTATCACAAACAAAAAAACTGTGAGTCTTTGTATTAACATCAATCCAACTACACCCAGGCTGCTTATTCAAGCTTCGATCTTTCATCACTTTTCTTACATCAGCAACACAATCCCACTTCTTAAACATTGCATAAAGATTAGAAAGCAACACATAATTAGACGCATTTTCAGGCTCAATCTCAATAAGTGACTTATAACCCAACACGCTAGTCTTGTCATCTGTATGAACAATCGACGCACTCACAAGAGCCCCCCAAACACTCGGTCCAGGATCCAAAGGCATCATTTTAATAAAGTTCAAAGCTTTATCGAGTTGACCCGCTCGACCTAACAAGTCAACCACACAAGAACACATCTCCACCGTTGGATTAATCCCATGAACACTTATTGCTTTATTATAAATATCAAGGCCTTTTTCAACCAACCCTGATCTGCTACACGCAGAAAGAACACTAACGACGTTTATTGCATCGGACTTTATTCCATTCTCAAGCATTTTTTCATACAAATCAACTGCTTTTTGGCCTTTACCGTGTAATGCATAACCCGAGATCATACAACTCCATGAAATTGCATCTTTCGAGATACAATTGTGATCAAAAACTTGCTTTGCATAGCTTAAAAGACCGTTTTTGGAGTACATATCTATTAAAACATTGCATAAAACACTATGATTAACAAAGCCCATTTTAACACAAAGCACATGAATTTGTTTTACCCCTAATAACCCTGCAACTAAGCTACAAGCTTGAAGAACGGTTAAAAGAGAAACCTCATTAAACTCTACATTACTTTTTAGCATACTACGAAATAGAATTAAGGTTTGTTTAGGATCATTATCTTTTAAATAACCGTTCATCATCGCTGTCCACACGAAAACATTTTTAAACCTCGTTCGATCAAAGATAAGTCGAGCTACATATAGTTTACCACATCGTGAATACATATCTATAAGACAGCAGTCTAAGTGAACACCCGAATCTACATGAATGTTCATTTCATGTCTAATAATGTAACAATGAAGTTCCCGTCCATAATCAAACTGGCCCAATGTATTTCCACACGTAGGAAGCAAATTCGACAACGTAAACTCATTCGGCGTTAAACCTTCATTCAACATATTCTTTATAAATTCCCAAACTTGATAATGAGTCAGCGACATTTTACCATCTAAATATCCCGAAATCATTACATTCCACGACGAAACTGTTCTTTGAGGCATTTCATCGAACAGTTGACGGCATTCTTGAAATCCATCACATTTTTTATACATTGACAATAGTGAATTAACTAACACGGTATCATAGCAAAACCCTAATTTAATACACTTCCCATGAACCCATTTCCCAACAGATAAGTCTCCAATCACACCTGAAGCTTTAGCCAATGTCGAAAATGTGAACTCATCAGGTACACAATCACCGGTCCAGCACATTTCATTAAAAAGACTAAAACTTTCGTTACAAAGATCATTTTTTTGAAAGTAATTGATCAATGTGTTCCATAAACGACAATCTTTGAAATCGATGGAGTCAAAAACCTTTCGAATTAGAACGGGGTACTTGAAAACGGAGTAGGCATTGATTAGATTTGTTGAGAtaatagggttttggtgaagaccCAGACAGTAAAGCTGAGCATGAGTTTGTTGGGCTAGTTTTAGAGATTGATTAGTTATTGAGAGTTTAAGAAGGTTGAGATGAGAAATGGCGGGAGATTGTAACGGATTTGTGGAAAACATTTGTGCGATTGAATGAATTAGTTTAAACCGATTTAAAAAATTTAAGTTTATCGGTATGAGTTCTGTTTAATTCATTTTTTCTTTTATCTTCTTTCCAATTTCTAGGTTATTCTATGGTTGAGAACATCAATTTTTGAGATAATTTCTAAAGTAATGTTACCTTTTTGGCCAATTTAAGCATGCTAAAAATAAGCTATATACTATATACTTTCTCAAATATCTTGATCTAGGTTATATACTCATTTTCGTTTCACTGTcgactatatatatttttaaaaatgttCTCATGTCAACACTTGATTACCAGTTACCGGTACAACCAGTCAATATAACtatgtgtaatttttttttttttaaaggtgaCGTGTACTAAATATAATTAAagattgccgttcaaaaaaaaatatatatataattaaagatTGAAGCTATAAGATCCCTTCCAAAGGTGAGGTCCTCCCTCCCGCCCACACCTCCGCCCAggaggaccccaatggcagcaagcCGCCCAAGGTGCCGCCCAGGGTGCCGCCCAAGGTGCCGCCCTTCAATTTGTCTCTTGCTCCTTGCATTTGTGAAATATTTCAGGACGGAGGGTTTAGCTTTTTTATATAGTACTTTTTGCTATTAAACttgtacatttaattaattaatggaAGGAAGGAGTGTAACTGTTGTGAGTGTTTAGTCATGGGTTTACTCCTGGgaaggaagtgctgatgtggcgctgaggtgACGTCTAGTCCTAGAGGACTAAGACGAAACCATTGGGAACACTCTAGGTAAGCTATATAATTTCTTTTTTGTTTTAATGTAAgctatatagtttttttttttttttttaatgtaaagtataaatataaatatgattataCGTCATCAACTTTTTTAGTTGAAGGTTAAAAAAGTATAATCGTTTATATTAGTACAGTTTTTGAAAGAATATAACCGACAATGAGACAAAAATGGTAATATAGCCTACATCGAAAtatttgagaaagtatatagcaTGTAGTTTAACTCATTTATAAATTACTTATTTTTTTGGTTTGATGGCAACTATAGCTATTTGGGAATGTTTGTTGATGATCCTTGAACTTGTTGCTTGCCCATTTTGAATACATCTGGTATTCTGGTGCTACGTTTTCTAATTTCCATAGTTTGAATGGCAGGGTGGCCTTTTAATTTTATAACCGTTGTAATAAGTTGATTATTAATTAATATGCGTCTTTATGTGGAATAGATAAGAAATTGTTTCTAAACTTTTATATATTTGGATGGTATTTTACTAACGCCGATGTTATAGAATCTTATATATGTACACAAAGATGTTTCTTGTTTTTGTATTtcaatttatttttgtttttaggaTTTCTATCCAGATATGGGATTCGGACCCGAAATTGTTAAGTTCAGTTCTTTAAGTTTAGGGTTTGGGTTTGTTAGGTTTGTTTAGTTAGGGGTTTGATTAGACTGACTTCGAATGTTTACTTTGCTTGATTTTGTTAGTTTCAGGCAGTTACTGTCTTGGTAAGAACATGTTCTTCTTGAATATACATTTATGTTGATGTTGAATCTTGGATATTAAACACATTCTAAGGACAAGTGGGATTGCTTCCATTTAATTAAGACACGTTTACACCTCCCCTCACAAACGTTACTGTTCACCGTTGCTCCCCATTTAAACCGTGAAAATTAagcggaagaagaagaaaaagaaaataaatcaGACGCATGCTTCAACTTATTGAACGAATTAAAAAACTAAGTTTCTTGCTATTCATTGATCTCCTTAAGGTAATGGCATCAAAGCATAAATTGATCCATAaagacaacaacaaaaacaacaacgaaACTCAATTCCAAATATGTGGGATATGGTAGAGGTAAGATGTAAACAATCTTTctcctatcctagaataaagacaagtcatttctctacccaTAGTGAAACATcctaagagtagagaaagtcatgtcTCTCAATGGTCTATGGATAATGACCTCCTGTACAAAATGTTTGTAAGCCTAATATTTTGCCCAACTATCCCCTATTTAGCTTCATTAGTTATTTTATGGACCCAAAACTCTACTGATCAACCAAGTGGAGTAGCGAGAAGGTTACGGACTCCAAGTCAACAAATGCCGGATGATCTGTATCTCTCTCAAGGTTTTAAAAGTCAAGAGTTGTGATGAGTCaggcgttgactaacgttgacttttagaaattaataaattaaacataaatatatcaaacatagAACATAAATATTTCGCGCACAATCTAATTTCAAAAGATATTAAAATTTTGAGCTAACTTTGACTTTGGTGTGCATAGAGTGCTCAGAATAGCTTAATCACAAATCACAccaatagtaatatatataattactatggtTGGACAAAGTAAACCCCATTCTATCATAAGCTGCTGACCATGATCAAAGTGACACTTTTAGTGAGTGAGTATTCAATATCAAATACAGGTGCAACCTATAATCTCAAATctcaaataatattataattatatgaaatatgaaATATCTTACATTTCGGTTAAAATACGAAAAAGGCAAGTGCTTTCGCCTTGTTTTTGCAAGTATATTGCTCAGGTGGACTTGCAGCGGAAAAAGAATGGCACTGATCTAACAAAGATGACGGCCCCTAGAGTCGCAACATAACATCATAAACTTTAAGCGTTTAATTTTTCTACAAGAATTTTGTTTACAAGCCCTGGATTTGCTTTGCCCTTGGATTCTTTCATCACCtgataattataatttttactTAATTAATGCTTATATTATTGATAACAAAACAAATAAGAATCAATTACAAAAAATTTAAAAGTTACAAAAAAGAACTATCAAACCTGTCCTGCGAAAAAGCCTTGCAGCTTGGTTTTGCCACCTCGATATTGTTCCAGTTGCTTTGGATTATTAGCGATTACTTTATCAATTATTTTCTCGATCTCAGCCGGATCTACTATCTGTCAAAAAAGAACACGATCATGAGCAAAAATCAATCTTAAATTAACAAAGTTCGAAGAGCGGTGACCATTTCGACTCATTTACTTACAATCCAAGACAAAATATACTCGTAGTAAGGTTGTAAAAATCGCTAACAGGGGACTAATCAGTCATGACCTTGGAGGGAGTAATCGATCAAATCGGAGAGGATTTGGATGTTGACTAagattgactaagtttgactttggcCAATTTTGACCGATAAGTCCCAAGTAATCCCCAATTATGGTGACTGATTAATTGGATGTTGACCAATTAATCAAAAGTTGACCGAGTAATCTCTTAAACTCCGTTGACCGAGGGATAACCACTTTTGATTACTCGTATCGGACCTCTTTAAAAGCCGAGTGATCACCGATACTCCCCGAGTTATTTTGAGTTTTACAATACTAAAATATACAATACAAAAAATTTCTTTTTTAAGATATATAAGTTACCCCCAAGTGCCATTTACGGAATTGGAGTCTCAAATGAATGTATTGTTAATATATCGAGTAGAATTGGTTGTAAAGTGGGTGTGCTCCCTCTAACTTATTTGGGACATCCGATAGGTTTAAAAATGAATAAGGTAGATCATTGGAAGCTGGTAATTGAGAATATCCAAAAGAGATTATCCGACTAGAAAGCTAAAACTATGTCACTCGGAGGCAATTGACTCTCATTAAGTCGGTTCTTTCAAGTCTACCgttatatttcttctctcttttccGTGCTCCTTCAAGTGCGATCAACCTTCCGAATCGTTGAGGCGTAAGTTTTTTTGGAGCGAGTCGGGAGATAACACAATATtagcttgggttaaatgggataatATTAATTTGCCTTTTGCGGGTGGGTGATTAAATGTGGGTTCGAACTGAATTGGACAAACTTGGTATTGATCTTGATTCGGTCCTATGCTCAATGTGTAATGATGCAGTGGAAACAATTTATCATACATTTCTACTATGTAAACATGTCATGGACGTGTGGGATCGAGTTCATAAATGGTGAAACTTGGACTAAAACACCAATCTTCGCTTGGATGAGATGTTTCGGGGCAATAATAGAGCATTACGAGAGTCCAAGGTTGGAAGAATCGAAATCACAAGATTTTCGGGAAGAAAGTGTTATGTAGCCTGGAACTTCTTAATGAAATACAAGTCAAAAGTTTCGAATGGCTTTACAAAAGAACAAGGAATCAAGAAATGGTATGGCATCATTGGCTTTCCAATACGATTGCTGCTATTGGGTCACAAATGAAGTACATGGGTATTGGTTAATTTGGGTCTGCTACTTATTTGAGTATTTATAATTCGAGaaatatgtgtttagttaatttgggTCTGCTGCTTATTTAGTTGAGAAATCTGTTTGTATAATTCGAGTAATCAGTGTGCGCATTGTATAGGTACATAGTCTGGTGAGATACTCTCGCTGTATCTCTTGTAATTGTAAACACTATATTCTGTATATAATAAAATCTTCTTatggctttaaaaaaaaaaatggaagtTACCCAAATGACATCAGTTTTGTCTGTAACAACCAACTCGACCCATTCATTCAAACCTCCAAGTAGATAGTTTTGGAGTTAAAAAAGcaacaattttttttgttttttttaacaaTTGGTCTTGATATAACAATCTGTACACTTTATGCTTTGAATTCATTTTAATTTTTCACTTTTAACAGATACCCAAATAGCTAACCCAGTTTTTTATAATTCTTGGAGTAGGAAGTGCTGAATGTTAGTGGGCTTAATAAGAAATCTGAGTTGTAAGGAGCTAGCAGTATCCATGTTTAATTAACACATtttattattcatataattaattagtAAACAAACAAAGTGTTCGGGGGCAACACACCCTGCCCAGTCCTGTTTTGACCCGTACTAAGAACAGGACCCATTGTGACCCATTACCCGCACTGCAAAATCTACCATGTTGCCATCTCACAGCTCATAATATAACGAAAAAACTTACCTGTACAAGATCTTTTTCTTCAATCAATCCCTTGACGGTCCCACCTTTTTGCATTAGTTCAAGAAGTATCTGCAGAACATTAAACAAGAATCTTTAATCGATACGTAAAAATTCAAACTTTTATCAAAAACTATGAAAACAGTAAGTAGAAAATACACACCTCCTTCCCTATTTTTCCACTAATGGTTCCACTTTTTATAGAACCGATCAACTCGCCTAATTCTTGAGGGCTAAGTTTAATTTCATTAATAGACAGCTTCTCGTTCTTCATGTAAGCAGCTATATCTCCCATTATCCAGTTAGCCGCTAATTTGATATCGGTAACTTTAGCAATCGTGGCATCAAAAAAGTCCGCAACCTGAAAAAATGGAAGATCGAGGATTTCGATTAAAGGTACGCATTTCAATAACGAATTTAACTAAGTTGATTCTTTAAGCGAATAATTTTATACTCTCTACAACACCGAACAAAGATAACCCGACTCAGACCGACTTTGACCCAAATTTTTAGTGTTGAACGACTATTAAGGCGTTTTTGAACGGCTCCGGACTGGCTAGTCCCCAAACCTACATGTTGGCCGAATCGGTTGACTTTTACAACATTGCTTGTGAGTCAACCCAAATATGTACGATGTTTGGCTAGTATAATGGGACGAGTATGACATACATTTACATCATTGGCAAGAAAAAGAACATCTTGCATGCTTAGACCCATCTCTTCATATCTTCGACGCTTCATTTCGGGAAGTTCGGGTAAAGAATCACGAATACTATTCACATATTCTTCCGTTAGTATAACTTCCGGAAGATCAGGTTCGGGAAAATATCGATAATCTGCAAGTCCTTCCTTTTTCCTCATTGTAACTGTTTTCTATTAGAAAGAtcaacaataaaaaaataaaaataagcatacAACCGACCCAACAATAAGTGATCATGTGATACCGAATAATTAGAATCAGATAATCAGTTCTAAATAAAATTTAATCTACAGAAAATAGTGTTTTAAGTGTTGTTCCAGCTCAAGTGCTCACTAAAAAGCAATTTTCAAACAATTAACAACATGTGATTATAGTTAATTAAGAATTAAGATAAACAAAGAAAATGACGAAAAAATAAATTTTTAGTTGTATAACCTGAGCGCCTTCTTCCCATAGACGTGTTTCTTGCACAATTTCATCGGCTTGCCCGTTATTATAAAGATCTGCCTGTCGTGCTATCTCGAAATCAATAGCTCTGCTCATTGCTGAAAACGAATTCAGATTCTTTATTTCAACCTATCAAGGAACAAAAAACGATAACGTTAAGCTACAACGAAGAAATAGAAGCGTGCTAAAACACTATTTTCTACTACTCGAACATAAAAATCTGGTTAAGTACCTTGGTGCCGAACTGTAGTTGTCCAATTGGACGAATGGAAATATTTACGTCACAACGAAGTGACCCTTCTTGCATATTCCCGTTACCGACTCCTAAATATCTCACGACCCGTTGCAACTCGGCAGCGTATTCTGCAGCCTCGATTCCCGTTCGCATATCAGGTTCCGATACGATTTCAAGCAATGGCACCCCTGCTCTGTTCAAATCAACCTGCACCCAATAAGCAAAATCAACCcaaatattaaaaaataataataataatttgagaaTAAT
This genomic stretch from Rutidosis leptorrhynchoides isolate AG116_Rl617_1_P2 chromosome 11, CSIRO_AGI_Rlap_v1, whole genome shotgun sequence harbors:
- the LOC139876836 gene encoding glutamyl-tRNA(Gln) amidotransferase subunit B, chloroplastic/mitochondrial, with protein sequence MALTLFRGIQTRPLLPCSSAFISRKHVVFCSMQSTQTDTTMKTKQQAPSNFTETARAKAVEKVLKDYEAVIGIETHVQLSTITKAFCSCAYNYGSQPNSCVCPVCMGLPGALPVLNSKVIEYAVMLGLALNCKLSMSSKFDRKQYFYPDLPKGYQISQFDIPIATNGFIDLDLPLEFGGGHRRFGITRVHMEEDAGKLLHTGIGTYSQVDLNRAGVPLLEIVSEPDMRTGIEAAEYAAELQRVVRYLGVGNGNMQEGSLRCDVNISIRPIGQLQFGTKVEIKNLNSFSAMSRAIDFEIARQADLYNNGQADEIVQETRLWEEGAQKTVTMRKKEGLADYRYFPEPDLPEVILTEEYVNSIRDSLPELPEMKRRRYEEMGLSMQDVLFLANDVNVADFFDATIAKVTDIKLAANWIMGDIAAYMKNEKLSINEIKLSPQELGELIGSIKSGTISGKIGKEILLELMQKGGTVKGLIEEKDLVQIVDPAEIEKIIDKVIANNPKQLEQYRGGKTKLQGFFAGQVMKESKGKANPGLVNKILVEKLNA
- the LOC139874908 gene encoding pentatricopeptide repeat-containing protein At3g12770-like, translating into MFSTNPLQSPAISHLNLLKLSITNQSLKLAQQTHAQLYCLGLHQNPIISTNLINAYSVFKYPVLIRKVFDSIDFKDCRLWNTLINYFQKNDLCNESFSLFNEMCWTGDCVPDEFTFSTLAKASGVIGDLSVGKWVHGKCIKLGFCYDTVLVNSLLSMYKKCDGFQECRQLFDEMPQRTVSSWNVMISGYLDGKMSLTHYQVWEFIKNMLNEGLTPNEFTLSNLLPTCGNTLGQFDYGRELHCYIIRHEMNIHVDSGVHLDCCLIDMYSRCGKLYVARLIFDRTRFKNVFVWTAMMNGYLKDNDPKQTLILFRSMLKSNVEFNEVSLLTVLQACSLVAGLLGVKQIHVLCVKMGFVNHSVLCNVLIDMYSKNGLLSYAKQVFDHNCISKDAISWSCMISGYALHGKGQKAVDLYEKMLENGIKSDAINVVSVLSACSRSGLVEKGLDIYNKAISVHGINPTVEMCSCVVDLLGRAGQLDKALNFIKMMPLDPGPSVWGALVSASIVHTDDKTSVLGYKSLIEIEPENASNYVLLSNLYAMFKKWDCVADVRKVMKDRSLNKQPGCSWIDVNTKTHSFFVCDKTHPASDEIYKILNELILVMKRPCSGYITGHDFN